The Leucobacter rhizosphaerae genome includes a region encoding these proteins:
- a CDS encoding FUSC family protein: MTRFSPSTGVVQAVRSLVQLPPGPGPRLAIAVRAAVSIAVPFGVLTLLGHEGIGLQTAAGAFVALFAAGAAAGERAKVLPIVGAALLACAALGTILTPWPWLLTAGLVVVAVGSAALAFAYRLGPPGPVFFVLIFGLAANITGVVDGERITPPSTFLCALAGGMVFSYLVALTPLVRRTERARPVRPLREVLPGPWLGRGEQQLVLRIALVAVLGAAISVWLLDPHRAYWTVSAGVAVVGLSAVRLHSFGRGLHRTVGTVLGAAVYLAIAPLAQVPIALVLLFPLLQFMIEIVVVRNYALALVFITPLVLLLTSAATGNADLFGTAGERVLDTLIGSLIAMLTGFVHRKRNPAR, translated from the coding sequence GTGACCCGTTTCTCCCCGTCGACCGGTGTCGTGCAGGCGGTGCGCAGCCTCGTGCAGCTGCCGCCCGGACCCGGTCCCCGCCTCGCGATCGCGGTGCGCGCCGCGGTCTCGATCGCGGTGCCCTTCGGCGTGCTCACCCTGCTCGGCCACGAAGGGATCGGCCTGCAGACGGCCGCCGGGGCGTTCGTCGCACTCTTCGCGGCGGGTGCGGCGGCGGGGGAGCGCGCAAAGGTGCTGCCGATCGTCGGTGCCGCGCTGCTCGCGTGCGCCGCACTCGGCACGATCCTGACCCCCTGGCCGTGGCTGCTCACGGCGGGGCTCGTTGTGGTCGCGGTCGGGAGCGCGGCGCTCGCGTTTGCCTACCGGCTCGGGCCGCCCGGGCCGGTGTTCTTCGTGCTCATCTTCGGGCTCGCGGCGAACATCACGGGGGTGGTCGATGGCGAGAGGATCACGCCGCCCAGCACTTTCCTGTGCGCGCTCGCGGGTGGCATGGTGTTCTCGTACCTCGTCGCGCTCACCCCGCTCGTGCGCCGTACGGAGCGTGCACGACCCGTGCGGCCCCTGCGCGAGGTGCTGCCGGGGCCCTGGCTCGGTCGCGGCGAGCAGCAGCTCGTGCTCCGGATCGCCCTCGTCGCCGTGCTCGGCGCCGCCATCAGCGTGTGGCTGCTCGATCCGCACCGCGCGTACTGGACCGTGTCGGCCGGCGTCGCGGTCGTCGGCTTGAGCGCCGTGCGCCTCCACTCCTTCGGGCGGGGGCTCCACCGCACCGTCGGCACGGTGCTCGGGGCCGCGGTCTACCTGGCGATCGCCCCGCTCGCGCAGGTGCCCATCGCGCTCGTGCTGCTCTTCCCGCTGCTGCAGTTCATGATCGAGATCGTGGTGGTGCGCAACTACGCGCTGGCGCTCGTGTTCATCACGCCGCTGGTGCTGCTCCTCACGAGCGCCGCGACGGGCAACGCCGATCTCTTCGGCACGGCCGGGGAGCGTGTGCTCGATACGCTGATCGGCTCGCTGATCGCGATGCTGACGGGGTTCGTGCATCGGAAGCGGAATCCCGCGCGGTAG
- the pcaC gene encoding 4-carboxymuconolactone decarboxylase, giving the protein MAVRREVLSDAHVDRANASMTEFTADFQDFITRTAWGDIWSRPGLDRRSRSVAVLTAMIALGHHDEFEMHVRAARRNGLTVAEIKEVILQAGLYCGVPAANTAFKLAERVLRDLGEVE; this is encoded by the coding sequence ATGGCGGTGCGTCGCGAGGTGCTCTCCGACGCGCACGTCGATCGCGCGAATGCGTCGATGACCGAGTTCACCGCAGACTTCCAGGACTTCATCACCCGCACTGCCTGGGGGGACATCTGGTCGCGTCCCGGCCTGGATCGCCGATCCCGCTCCGTCGCCGTGCTCACCGCGATGATCGCGCTCGGGCACCACGACGAGTTCGAGATGCACGTGCGCGCTGCCCGCCGCAACGGCCTCACCGTTGCGGAGATCAAGGAGGTGATCCTGCAGGCGGGGCTCTACTGCGGCGTGCCAGCGGCGAACACCGCCTTCAAGCTCGCGGAGCGGGTGCTCCGCGACCTCGGCGAGGTCGAGTGA
- a CDS encoding alpha/beta fold hydrolase — protein MTLPEIALTEPVGAPSRPLVVLGHSLGTGPLIWERVVPVLAAHYRVTLLSLPGHDAAPVPTEPFTIEELADAVAAAVRELTPGPALYAGVSIGGALGLALALRHPDLFAGSAVIASAASLGTAEHWIARAAFVREQSTSALVTASAQAWFAPDSIANQPEITGRILRVLQSVSDEGYARCAEALAGYDLRDRLGEIRIPILAMGGAFDGVAPEERQDETVAGVANGRKVMIADAGHQPPAEQPDAVSAALLEFFAEVAA, from the coding sequence ATGACCCTGCCCGAGATCGCCCTCACCGAACCGGTCGGCGCCCCGAGCCGCCCGCTCGTGGTGCTGGGCCATTCCCTCGGCACCGGTCCCCTCATCTGGGAACGGGTCGTGCCCGTGCTCGCCGCGCACTACCGGGTGACGCTGCTGTCGCTCCCGGGGCATGACGCGGCGCCGGTGCCCACGGAGCCGTTCACGATCGAGGAGCTCGCCGACGCCGTCGCGGCCGCCGTGCGGGAGCTCACCCCCGGGCCGGCGCTCTACGCCGGGGTGTCCATCGGAGGCGCGCTCGGGCTGGCGCTCGCGCTGCGCCATCCTGATCTTTTCGCCGGATCGGCGGTCATCGCCTCGGCCGCGTCGCTCGGCACCGCGGAGCACTGGATCGCGCGGGCCGCGTTCGTGCGCGAGCAGTCGACGTCGGCGCTCGTGACGGCCTCGGCGCAGGCCTGGTTCGCCCCCGACTCGATCGCGAACCAGCCGGAGATCACGGGCCGGATCCTCCGGGTGCTGCAGAGCGTCTCCGACGAGGGGTACGCGCGCTGCGCGGAGGCACTGGCGGGCTACGATCTGCGGGATCGCCTCGGCGAGATCCGGATCCCGATCCTCGCGATGGGCGGTGCGTTCGACGGGGTCGCCCCGGAGGAGCGGCAGGACGAGACCGTGGCCGGGGTCGCGAACGGTCGCAAGGTGATGATCGCCGATGCGGGGCACCAGCCGCCGGCCGAGCAGCCCGACGCCGTGAGCGCCGCGCTGCTCGAGTTCTTCGCGGAGGTGGCGGCGTGA
- a CDS encoding lyase family protein produces MPFESSESGRRVIGDVGLLSPVTVGTDAELSDAAVLEALVAAEVALTRAWADVGVAPRPAADEISTALGWRGPGEGCAWPDAPLEQLAADAVAGGNPVIPLVGLLRDRVAAEARTWVHRGATSQDVLDSALMLLAHRSATATLGELRAAAASLERFAAEHRDEVAAARTLTQHAVPTTVGLRAAGWLRGIRRAADHLDRTIATLPAQLAGAGGTLASFVQIGGVDAARALPAAFAAQLALAVPDGPWHTQRWPVTELGDALTRALDALGVVAADVATLSRTEVGELAERSGGGSSAMPQKRNPARSVLIRSAALRAPGLAATLHTAAALAVDERPDGAWHAEWPTLRELLRLARGASAHAAVLLDGLCVDPDAVARNLALTRGLIVSERLAIVLGPVLGAERVRGLVAKAGRSADLAELLRAEPDLASAGIDVDEILDPAHYLGLAGDLVDGALAADALTAERPASPERPEPPGYPATPEKELP; encoded by the coding sequence TTGCCTTTTGAGTCGTCCGAGTCCGGCCGCCGGGTGATCGGTGACGTCGGTCTGCTCTCGCCCGTGACCGTCGGCACCGACGCAGAGCTGAGCGACGCCGCTGTGCTCGAGGCGCTGGTGGCGGCCGAGGTGGCGCTCACGCGAGCGTGGGCCGACGTGGGGGTGGCCCCGCGACCCGCGGCCGACGAGATCTCCACGGCGCTCGGATGGCGCGGTCCGGGCGAAGGGTGCGCCTGGCCCGACGCCCCGCTCGAGCAGCTCGCGGCGGATGCCGTGGCCGGGGGCAACCCGGTGATCCCGCTCGTCGGGCTGCTCCGCGACCGGGTCGCGGCCGAGGCCCGCACGTGGGTGCACCGCGGCGCGACCAGCCAGGACGTGCTCGATTCCGCCCTCATGCTCCTCGCGCACCGCTCCGCGACCGCCACCCTCGGAGAGCTGCGCGCAGCGGCTGCGTCGCTCGAACGGTTCGCGGCCGAGCACCGCGACGAGGTCGCTGCAGCTCGTACCCTCACGCAGCACGCCGTACCGACGACCGTCGGGCTCCGCGCCGCGGGGTGGCTGCGCGGGATCCGGCGTGCGGCCGATCACCTCGACCGCACGATCGCCACGCTCCCCGCGCAGCTCGCAGGGGCGGGCGGCACCCTCGCCTCGTTCGTCCAGATCGGCGGGGTCGACGCGGCACGCGCGCTCCCGGCCGCCTTCGCCGCGCAGCTCGCGCTCGCGGTGCCGGACGGCCCCTGGCACACGCAGCGCTGGCCCGTCACGGAGCTCGGAGACGCGCTGACCCGCGCCCTCGACGCGCTCGGGGTGGTCGCGGCCGACGTGGCCACCCTCAGCCGCACCGAGGTCGGCGAGTTGGCGGAGCGCTCCGGCGGCGGGTCCTCGGCCATGCCCCAGAAACGCAACCCCGCACGATCGGTGCTGATCCGGTCGGCCGCATTGCGCGCCCCCGGGCTCGCCGCGACGCTGCACACCGCGGCGGCGCTCGCCGTCGATGAGCGCCCGGATGGCGCGTGGCACGCGGAGTGGCCGACGCTGCGCGAACTGCTCCGACTCGCACGCGGTGCCAGCGCCCACGCTGCGGTGCTCCTCGACGGGCTGTGCGTCGATCCCGACGCGGTGGCGCGCAACCTGGCGCTCACCCGTGGGCTCATCGTGTCGGAGCGGCTCGCGATCGTGCTGGGCCCGGTGCTCGGCGCGGAGCGGGTGCGGGGCCTGGTGGCGAAGGCCGGACGGAGTGCGGATCTCGCGGAATTGCTCCGAGCCGAGCCGGATCTCGCCTCCGCCGGCATCGATGTGGACGAGATCCTCGACCCCGCGCACTACCTCGGCCTCGCCGGTGACCTCGTCGACGGTGCGCTCGCCGCAGACGCCCTGACCGCCGAGCGCCCCGCGTCCCCCGAACGTCCCGAGCCCCCCGGATACCCCGCGACCCCCGAGAAGGAGCTGCCATGA
- the pcaG gene encoding protocatechuate 3,4-dioxygenase subunit alpha: MPAPTPAGVPAKTHEPTPGQTVGPFFAYGTTFPKQHQVAFPHSPGAIVLSGRVLDGAGNPIPDAMVEIFAADTDGSVPRVRGTLTRDDHSFTGFGRAFTSDEGHFEFWTRNPGSVAGEAPFFAAVVFARGLPDKLHTRIYLPENAAALAADPFLSSLTSEERATLVATRTPEGYLTHDISVQGEKETVFIAF, encoded by the coding sequence ATGCCCGCACCGACCCCCGCGGGAGTTCCCGCCAAGACCCACGAGCCGACGCCGGGACAGACCGTCGGACCGTTCTTCGCCTACGGCACGACCTTCCCGAAGCAGCACCAGGTGGCCTTCCCGCACTCGCCGGGAGCGATCGTGCTGAGCGGCCGGGTGCTCGACGGCGCCGGCAACCCGATCCCCGACGCGATGGTCGAGATCTTCGCCGCGGACACCGACGGCAGTGTGCCCCGCGTCCGCGGCACGCTCACCCGCGACGACCACTCCTTCACCGGGTTCGGCCGTGCGTTCACGAGCGACGAGGGGCACTTCGAATTCTGGACGCGGAACCCGGGCTCCGTCGCCGGCGAGGCGCCGTTCTTCGCCGCAGTCGTCTTCGCGCGCGGGCTGCCCGACAAGCTGCACACCCGGATCTACCTGCCGGAGAACGCTGCCGCGCTCGCCGCGGATCCATTCCTCTCCTCGCTCACGTCGGAGGAGCGCGCTACGCTCGTTGCAACGCGCACACCCGAGGGGTATCTCACTCACGACATCTCCGTGCAGGGTGAGAAGGAGACCGTGTTCATTGCCTTTTGA
- the pcaH gene encoding protocatechuate 3,4-dioxygenase subunit beta yields MSTQTPPTAAAPESLLAAPDQASQAEITAETAALHASYADRVRAGEPLPRTMHDFPPYRSSLLRHPTKNLKLVDPETIELWSPAYGQRDVAAIESDLTLQHSGEPLGERITVTGRLLDSWGRPLRNQLIEIWQANSAGRYIHQRDQHPAPLDPNFTGAGRAITDDDGAYAFTTIKPGPYPWKNHVNAWRPAHIHFSVFGPSFTQRIVTQMYFPGDPLFPLDPIYNTIRDQRDRDRLIGAYDHDLTVPEFSMGYRFDIVVDGPDATWFEPEEGDH; encoded by the coding sequence ATGTCCACTCAGACCCCGCCAACGGCGGCCGCCCCGGAATCGCTGCTCGCGGCCCCGGATCAGGCCAGCCAGGCCGAGATCACGGCCGAGACCGCCGCGCTTCACGCGTCCTATGCCGACCGCGTGCGCGCGGGCGAGCCCCTCCCGCGCACGATGCACGACTTCCCGCCGTACCGCTCGAGCCTGCTCCGCCACCCGACCAAAAACCTGAAGCTCGTCGATCCCGAGACCATCGAGCTCTGGTCGCCCGCCTACGGCCAGCGCGACGTCGCCGCGATCGAGTCCGACCTCACGCTCCAGCACAGCGGGGAGCCGCTCGGTGAGCGCATCACCGTGACGGGCCGGCTGCTCGACTCCTGGGGGAGGCCGCTTCGCAACCAGCTCATCGAGATCTGGCAGGCCAACTCCGCCGGGCGATACATCCACCAGCGCGATCAGCACCCGGCGCCGCTCGACCCGAACTTCACGGGCGCGGGGCGCGCGATCACCGACGATGACGGCGCGTACGCGTTCACCACGATCAAACCGGGCCCGTACCCCTGGAAGAACCACGTCAACGCGTGGCGACCGGCCCACATCCACTTCTCGGTCTTCGGCCCGTCGTTCACGCAGCGGATCGTCACCCAGATGTACTTCCCGGGCGACCCGCTCTTCCCGCTCGACCCGATCTACAACACGATCCGCGATCAGCGCGACCGGGATCGTCTCATCGGCGCCTACGACCACGACCTGACTGTGCCGGAATTCTCGATGGGCTACCGCTTCGACATCGTGGTCGACGGCCCCGACGCGACCTGGTTCGAGCCCGAGGAGGGAGATCACTGA
- a CDS encoding IclR family transcriptional regulator produces the protein MAGAGILDRALAVLGCFSEDEPELTAARLAERTGLPASTLHRLLGTLLDRGLLVRTPGHRYAVGSRLWELGERSPLALRLREPAIPHLVRLYEATGENVHLGVLDGEPECATVLQVGRVTGQRAIPTLSRAGGRDPLHATGVGRALLATRDAAWLGRYFTTTRERETVHTIVDERALRADLDRTRARGYALTREEMTLGNISVAAALPPIPGLPAAALGLVVHIDRADERKLAALVQQSARELFAAVREG, from the coding sequence ATGGCCGGTGCGGGGATCCTGGATCGCGCGCTCGCCGTGCTCGGATGCTTCAGCGAGGACGAGCCCGAACTCACCGCGGCCCGCCTCGCCGAGCGCACCGGGCTCCCCGCATCGACGCTGCACCGTCTGCTGGGCACGCTGCTCGATCGCGGCCTGCTCGTGCGCACCCCGGGCCACCGCTACGCCGTCGGCTCCCGCCTCTGGGAGCTCGGCGAGCGCTCCCCGCTCGCGCTGCGCCTGCGCGAGCCCGCGATCCCGCACCTCGTGCGGCTCTACGAGGCGACGGGCGAGAACGTGCACCTCGGGGTGCTCGACGGCGAGCCCGAGTGCGCCACGGTGCTGCAGGTCGGGCGGGTCACCGGGCAGCGGGCCATTCCGACGCTGAGCCGCGCGGGGGGTCGGGATCCGCTGCACGCCACCGGGGTCGGCAGGGCGCTGCTCGCCACCCGCGACGCGGCGTGGCTGGGGCGCTACTTCACGACGACCCGCGAGCGCGAGACGGTGCACACGATCGTCGACGAGCGAGCACTGCGCGCGGACCTCGACCGCACCCGCGCCCGCGGCTACGCCCTCACGCGCGAGGAGATGACCCTCGGCAACATCTCCGTTGCGGCCGCCCTGCCGCCGATCCCGGGCCTGCCGGCCGCAGCCCTCGGGCTCGTCGTGCACATCGACCGCGCGGACGAGCGCAAGCTCGCGGCGCTGGTGCAGCAGTCGGCGCGGGAGTTGTTCGCGGCGGTGCGGGAGGGCTGA
- a CDS encoding IclR family transcriptional regulator, with product MANSPSGDSVIGRVVRILDTFSADRTVQTASDIGRRAGIPVSTAHRLVDELVTAGVLERDDEHRVRLGMRLWELALRGSTALRLRQAALPHMEAVQAAIREHTQLAVLEQGEALFLERLSHPDAGANITRVAGRLPLHASSSGLILLAHADPAVRDRILSQPLRPLGPGTVTDAATLGRRLREIRRSGVVIAPGSIEAVSTGVAVPIRDAGSVIAALSIVLPRDADPAPAVSALQSAATRIEADLKFSFPIQ from the coding sequence ATGGCGAACTCTCCGAGCGGCGACTCCGTGATCGGCCGCGTCGTGCGGATCCTCGACACGTTCTCCGCCGACCGCACCGTGCAGACGGCCAGCGACATCGGCCGCCGCGCCGGGATCCCCGTCTCCACCGCCCACCGCCTCGTCGACGAGTTGGTCACCGCGGGAGTGCTCGAGCGCGACGACGAGCACCGCGTCCGCCTCGGCATGCGGCTGTGGGAGCTGGCACTCCGCGGGTCGACGGCGCTGCGGCTGCGTCAGGCCGCGCTCCCCCACATGGAGGCGGTCCAGGCGGCGATCCGCGAGCACACGCAGCTCGCCGTGCTCGAGCAGGGCGAGGCGCTCTTCCTGGAGCGATTGTCGCATCCCGACGCGGGCGCCAACATCACGCGCGTGGCCGGGCGGCTGCCGCTGCACGCGTCCTCTTCCGGACTGATCCTCCTGGCGCACGCCGACCCCGCGGTGCGGGATCGCATCCTGTCGCAACCGCTGCGCCCCCTCGGCCCGGGCACGGTCACCGACGCCGCCACGCTCGGTCGTCGCCTCCGCGAGATCCGGCGCAGCGGCGTCGTGATCGCCCCCGGGTCCATCGAGGCCGTTTCGACCGGCGTGGCCGTGCCGATCCGCGACGCGGGCTCGGTCATCGCGGCCCTCTCGATCGTGCTGCCGCGGGACGCGGATCCCGCACCCGCCGTCTCCGCACTCCAGTCCGCGGCCACCCGCATCGAGGCCGATCTGAAATTCAGTTTTCCCATTCAATGA
- a CDS encoding 4-hydroxybenzoate 3-monooxygenase → MTLERTPVTIVGAGPAGLLLSHLLAESGIESIVLDLRSRDEIEQTIRAGILEQGTVELLDGIPGSRARTVGHRHDGIELRFAGEGHRIDFPGLVGRSVWLYPQHEVLKDLIAARLAAGQDLRFGATVERVEDAGTTSPRVIGRHDDGTAFEIVSDFVVGADGSRSVVRPTVTGSSTGGYFREYPFAWFGILCEAPPSSEELIYSNSPEGFALISQRSETVQRMYFQCDPDTDVDAMSEADLWETLQARVPGTDLAEGPIFQRDVLRFRSFVAHELRHGRAALVGDAAHTVPPTGAKGMNLAIADVVLLHRALDALLRHADERALDAYAETALRRIWKAQHFSWWMTSLLHLSPEASDFDRLRQLGELRSVVESEAGQRYLAEAYTGWPLETGAHG, encoded by the coding sequence ATGACCCTCGAACGCACCCCCGTGACCATCGTCGGAGCGGGCCCGGCTGGCCTCCTGCTGTCGCACCTCCTCGCAGAGAGCGGCATCGAGTCCATCGTGCTCGACCTCCGCAGCCGCGACGAGATCGAGCAGACGATCCGCGCCGGGATCCTGGAGCAGGGCACCGTCGAGCTCCTCGACGGGATCCCGGGCAGCCGCGCCCGCACGGTGGGGCACCGCCACGACGGCATCGAGCTCCGCTTCGCGGGCGAGGGCCACCGGATCGACTTCCCGGGACTCGTGGGTCGCAGCGTCTGGCTCTACCCGCAGCACGAGGTGCTGAAGGACCTCATCGCGGCCCGTCTCGCAGCGGGCCAGGACCTGCGCTTCGGCGCCACGGTCGAGCGGGTCGAGGACGCGGGCACGACGTCGCCACGGGTCATCGGCCGCCACGACGACGGCACAGCGTTCGAGATCGTCTCGGACTTCGTGGTGGGCGCCGACGGCTCGCGCAGCGTCGTGCGCCCGACCGTCACCGGATCCTCGACCGGCGGGTACTTCCGCGAGTACCCGTTCGCGTGGTTCGGGATCCTCTGCGAGGCCCCACCGAGTTCCGAGGAGCTCATCTACAGCAATTCTCCCGAGGGCTTCGCCTTGATCAGCCAGCGTTCGGAGACCGTGCAGCGCATGTACTTCCAGTGCGACCCGGATACCGACGTCGACGCGATGAGCGAGGCCGATCTGTGGGAGACGCTCCAGGCGCGCGTCCCCGGCACCGACCTGGCCGAGGGCCCGATCTTCCAGCGCGACGTGCTCCGCTTCCGCAGTTTCGTGGCGCACGAGCTGCGGCACGGCCGCGCGGCGCTCGTGGGCGATGCCGCCCACACCGTGCCGCCGACGGGCGCCAAGGGCATGAACCTCGCGATCGCCGACGTGGTGCTGCTGCATCGCGCGCTCGACGCGCTGCTGCGTCACGCCGACGAGCGCGCGCTCGACGCCTACGCCGAGACCGCGCTCCGCAGGATCTGGAAGGCCCAGCACTTCTCCTGGTGGATGACGAGCCTGCTGCACCTCAGTCCCGAGGCGAGCGACTTCGACCGGCTGCGCCAGCTCGGCGAGCTCCGCTCCGTGGTGGAGTCGGAGGCCGGCCAGCGGTATCTCGCCGAGGCGTACACCGGCTGGCCGCTCGAGACCGGAGCGCACGGCTGA
- the hemQ gene encoding hydrogen peroxide-dependent heme synthase: protein MSISDPTATAVPAHATEAEEAVPAYTLFAVFRVSSSHPEVLDGRDVVGAVREFEDVVEVIGGEDVTLRGCYDVSGMRSDADLMLWLHGTSAEDLQWALRELRRTALLRPLVRVWGAVGVHREAEFNREHVPGFVRGVEAKQWLAVYPFVRSTDWYLLDAADRSRMLAEHGRAGAQYTGVVANTVAAFGLGEYEWLLPMEADDLTELVDMMRALRGVDARRHVREEAPFFTGRRLEIAEIIEVLQ from the coding sequence ATGAGCATCTCGGATCCCACCGCCACCGCCGTTCCCGCCCACGCCACGGAGGCCGAGGAGGCTGTCCCGGCATACACACTCTTCGCGGTCTTCCGCGTGAGTTCGAGCCACCCGGAGGTGCTCGACGGCCGGGACGTCGTCGGCGCCGTGCGGGAGTTCGAGGACGTGGTGGAGGTCATCGGCGGCGAGGACGTCACCCTCCGCGGCTGCTACGACGTGAGCGGCATGCGCTCCGACGCGGACCTCATGCTCTGGCTGCACGGCACCTCCGCCGAGGATCTCCAGTGGGCGCTCCGCGAGCTGCGCCGCACCGCACTGCTGCGGCCGCTCGTGCGCGTCTGGGGTGCGGTCGGCGTGCACCGCGAGGCCGAGTTCAATCGCGAGCACGTGCCCGGATTCGTGCGCGGCGTCGAGGCGAAGCAGTGGCTCGCCGTCTACCCCTTCGTCCGCTCGACCGACTGGTATCTGCTCGACGCCGCGGACCGCAGCCGCATGCTGGCGGAGCACGGCCGGGCGGGGGCGCAGTACACCGGCGTCGTGGCGAACACGGTCGCCGCATTCGGGCTCGGGGAGTACGAGTGGCTGCTGCCGATGGAGGCCGACGACCTCACGGAACTCGTCGACATGATGCGCGCGCTCCGCGGGGTCGACGCCCGACGCCACGTGCGCGAAGAGGCCCCGTTCTTCACCGGAAGACGCCTCGAGATCGCCGAGATCATCGAGGTGCTGCAGTAG
- a CDS encoding NAD(P)-dependent malic enzyme, with translation MPISEEEIFAAHEGGKLSVGVVRPIDSKRDLSIAYTPGVAQVSRAIAADPALAQSHTWASRLVAVVSDGTAVLGLGDIGASASLPVMEGKSALFKTFAGLDSIPIVLDTTDTDEIVETLVRIAPSFGAVNLEDVAAPRCFELERRLIEALDMPVMHDDQHGTAVVVLAALTNAAKVVGKELAELRVVISGAGSAGVAVAEILLAVGLTDVIVLDSRGTLHPGRTDISGVKRDLAERTNPRRIEHGTTAALAGADAFVGVSSSTVPEADVAGMAEDAIIFALSNPDPEITPDVARQYAAVVATGRSDFPNQINNVLAFPGIFRGALDAGAKGITLQMKIAAAHAISELALEGLSVDRIVPSPLDPRVAPAVAAAVIAAV, from the coding sequence ATCCCCATCTCCGAGGAGGAGATCTTCGCCGCGCACGAGGGCGGCAAGCTCTCGGTCGGGGTCGTCCGCCCGATCGACTCCAAGCGGGATCTCTCGATCGCATACACCCCGGGCGTCGCCCAGGTGAGCCGGGCGATCGCCGCCGATCCCGCGCTCGCGCAGAGCCACACCTGGGCCTCCCGGCTCGTCGCGGTCGTCTCCGACGGCACCGCGGTGCTCGGGCTCGGCGACATCGGCGCGAGCGCATCGCTCCCGGTGATGGAGGGCAAATCGGCCCTCTTCAAGACGTTCGCGGGGCTCGACTCGATCCCCATCGTGCTCGACACGACCGATACCGACGAGATCGTCGAGACGCTCGTGCGCATCGCGCCGAGCTTCGGCGCCGTCAATCTCGAGGATGTCGCCGCCCCGCGCTGCTTCGAGCTCGAGCGCCGGCTCATCGAGGCCCTCGACATGCCCGTCATGCACGATGACCAGCACGGCACCGCGGTCGTGGTGCTCGCGGCCCTCACCAACGCCGCGAAGGTCGTGGGCAAGGAGCTCGCCGAGCTCCGCGTCGTGATCTCGGGTGCGGGATCGGCGGGCGTTGCGGTCGCCGAGATCCTCCTGGCCGTGGGCCTCACCGATGTCATCGTGCTCGATTCCCGGGGTACCCTGCATCCGGGCCGCACCGACATCTCCGGCGTGAAGCGGGATCTCGCGGAGCGGACCAACCCGCGCCGCATCGAGCACGGCACGACCGCGGCGCTCGCGGGCGCTGACGCCTTCGTCGGCGTATCGTCGTCGACGGTGCCGGAGGCCGACGTGGCCGGGATGGCCGAGGACGCGATCATCTTCGCCCTCTCGAACCCCGACCCGGAGATCACCCCGGACGTGGCGCGCCAGTACGCGGCCGTCGTCGCGACCGGGCGCAGCGACTTCCCCAATCAGATCAACAACGTGCTCGCGTTCCCCGGGATCTTCCGCGGCGCACTCGACGCCGGCGCGAAGGGCATCACCCTGCAGATGAAGATCGCAGCCGCTCACGCGATCTCGGAGCTCGCGCTCGAGGGGCTTTCGGTCGACCGCATCGTGCCGAGCCCGCTCGACCCGCGCGTGGCGCCCGCCGTGGCCGCCGCGGTGATCGCCGCAGTGTGA